In Methylovirgula sp., a single genomic region encodes these proteins:
- a CDS encoding IS110 family transposase: MEYYAGIDVSLEQSSVCIVDEKGQIIREAKVSSEPAALAALFAGLAFPVIRIGLEAGPLSQWLHAGLTDAGYEVVLLETRHVKAALSAMTVKTDRKDARGIAQLLRMGWFRSVHRKSLPAQETRVLLTARKLLLGKMIDIEVAIRGLLRGFGLKVGLASRLGFAGRVHELIAGQAMLESVIEPLLRCREALRTEFAKLHRQLLAIVRQDGICRRLMTAPGVGPVVALTFTSAIDDPARFKSSRAVGAHFGLTPRKYQSGETDVSGGITKAGDAMVRATLYEAALVLLFKARPSSLKAWGMMVARRRGAKRALVAVARKLATVLHRMWVDGSEFHWNREEGAASA; this comes from the coding sequence ATGGAGTATTATGCCGGGATCGACGTTTCGTTGGAACAGAGCAGCGTGTGTATTGTGGACGAGAAAGGCCAGATCATCCGGGAGGCGAAGGTCTCGAGCGAGCCGGCTGCGCTGGCGGCGCTGTTTGCAGGCTTGGCTTTTCCTGTAATCCGGATCGGGCTTGAGGCGGGTCCGCTGTCGCAGTGGCTGCACGCGGGGTTGACGGATGCCGGTTACGAAGTGGTCTTGCTGGAAACCCGGCACGTCAAGGCGGCCCTTTCGGCAATGACGGTGAAGACCGACCGGAAGGATGCCCGCGGCATTGCCCAGCTGCTGCGCATGGGCTGGTTTCGTTCAGTGCATCGCAAGTCGCTGCCGGCGCAGGAAACGCGGGTCCTGCTAACGGCGCGCAAGCTGCTGCTCGGCAAGATGATCGACATTGAGGTCGCGATCCGCGGCCTGTTGCGGGGCTTCGGTTTGAAGGTTGGTCTGGCGAGCAGGTTGGGATTCGCCGGCCGAGTGCATGAGCTGATCGCTGGCCAGGCGATGCTGGAAAGCGTCATTGAGCCACTGTTGCGGTGCCGGGAAGCGCTGCGGACGGAGTTCGCCAAGCTACACCGCCAACTGCTGGCGATCGTGCGGCAGGACGGGATATGTCGGCGGTTGATGACGGCACCGGGCGTTGGGCCGGTGGTGGCGCTGACCTTTACTTCGGCGATCGACGATCCTGCGCGGTTCAAATCATCGCGTGCCGTCGGCGCTCATTTCGGCCTGACGCCGCGGAAATACCAGTCGGGCGAGACGGACGTGAGCGGCGGTATCACCAAGGCTGGCGACGCTATGGTGCGTGCTACCCTTTATGAAGCCGCCCTGGTCCTGCTGTTCAAGGCGCGGCCATCGTCGCTGAAAGCCTGGGGGATGATGGTCGCCCGCCGGCGAGGCGCCAAGCGGGCGCTGGTGGCTGTGGCCCGCAAGCTGGCCACTGTCCTGCATCGCATGTGGGTCGATGGCAGCGAGTTCCACTGGAACCGGGAGGAAGGCGCCGCTTCGGCATGA
- a CDS encoding molybdopterin-binding protein: MSTPKDIERRKFLLRAAGGLAALSLGGCDDSLSQNPKVIDILESAENLTRVSQKAITGAMTLAPEYSEADISTDFRANGTTDPGDDKYKALAKNNFADYRLKVSGLVEAPAQFSLTDLRAMPSRTQITRHDCVEGWSCIGKWKGVPLSLVLDKVRPKSNARYVMFYSADPMDDDTGPNSLYYESIDMQGAYHPQTILAYDMNDQSLPVPNGAPLRLRDERQLGYKMVKYIMEIELVESFAHIRGGKGGYWEDQGYEWYAGI; this comes from the coding sequence GTGAGCACGCCTAAGGATATCGAGCGGCGCAAGTTTCTGCTGCGTGCAGCGGGCGGTCTCGCCGCCTTGTCGCTCGGGGGGTGCGACGACAGCCTGTCGCAAAACCCGAAGGTCATCGACATTCTTGAAAGCGCCGAAAATCTGACGCGCGTGTCGCAGAAGGCGATCACGGGCGCGATGACCCTCGCGCCGGAATATAGCGAAGCGGACATTTCCACGGATTTCCGCGCCAACGGCACGACCGATCCGGGCGACGACAAGTACAAAGCCCTGGCAAAGAACAATTTCGCTGATTATCGACTTAAGGTTAGCGGTTTGGTTGAGGCGCCCGCGCAGTTTTCGCTCACCGATCTGCGGGCGATGCCATCACGAACGCAGATCACCCGGCACGATTGCGTCGAGGGCTGGAGCTGCATCGGCAAATGGAAGGGCGTGCCGCTCTCGCTGGTTCTGGATAAGGTGCGCCCGAAATCGAACGCACGCTATGTCATGTTCTATTCGGCCGATCCGATGGATGACGACACGGGGCCGAACAGCCTCTATTACGAGAGCATCGACATGCAGGGCGCCTATCACCCGCAGACGATCCTTGCCTACGATATGAACGATCAGTCGCTGCCCGTTCCCAACGGCGCGCCGCTGCGGCTGCGGGACGAACGCCAGCTTGGCTACAAGATGGTGAAATACATCATGGAGATCGAGTTGGTCGAAAGCTTCGCCCATATCCGCGGCGGCAAAGGCGGTTATTGGGAAGACCAAGGCTATGAATGGTATGCGGGGATTTAG
- a CDS encoding DNA polymerase Y family protein produces MTRYLSLWLPSLATDRITRRNVEARRAPLATIAKVKSAQRLAAVNRAAARHGLKPGLALADARAILPSLRCCAADETAEAATLAAITDWCRRFTPLAALDAPDGAMLDVTGAAHLFGGEAKLLGEIEQWLATQGFAARAALAPTPEAAWALARFGETRLLPEDISEADLCRQLGALPLAALRLDEKSLTGLAQTGLRRISDLILRPRAPLAARFGQALFHRLDALLGRTRTPITPRFEAPAYLTERRFAEPIVQRETIEATILALAQELSRLLTRQGHGARQLDVSLFGVDGRVRHLRAGTSRPLRNPAVIARLFREKIEAAGNVDERDPLDAGFGFDVVRLAAEAVERQDEDQTNWLTPAAEQDLADLIDRLGARLGVRRVTRLTLAESHWPEFAVTAMPASGARHARPRAGHPRQADAPLFAALSPRHHVDGRDKPGHDAESELPFRPIRLLQKPEPIEAIASVPDGPPVRFRWRRVLHEVAAIEGPERIASEWWRHQALTRDYFRAEDSEGRRFWLFREGLYETETARPRWFMHGLFA; encoded by the coding sequence GTGACGCGTTATCTCTCCCTCTGGCTACCGTCGCTGGCGACGGATCGGATCACCCGCCGCAACGTCGAAGCGCGTAGGGCGCCGCTTGCCACCATCGCCAAGGTGAAAAGTGCGCAAAGGCTTGCCGCCGTGAACCGTGCTGCCGCCCGGCATGGATTGAAGCCCGGCCTGGCGCTAGCGGACGCGCGCGCCATTCTCCCCAGCTTGCGCTGTTGCGCCGCGGATGAAACGGCGGAGGCCGCGACATTGGCCGCGATCACCGATTGGTGCCGCCGCTTCACGCCGCTCGCCGCGCTCGATGCACCCGATGGCGCCATGCTCGACGTCACCGGCGCGGCACATCTTTTCGGCGGCGAAGCCAAACTTCTCGGCGAGATCGAGCAGTGGCTTGCAACGCAAGGCTTTGCCGCCCGCGCCGCGCTCGCCCCGACGCCGGAAGCCGCCTGGGCGCTCGCGCGTTTTGGCGAAACGCGCCTTTTGCCCGAGGATATCAGCGAGGCGGATCTGTGCCGCCAGCTTGGCGCACTGCCCCTTGCCGCTCTGCGGCTCGATGAAAAGAGTCTGACCGGCCTTGCCCAGACGGGCCTGCGCCGTATCAGCGATCTCATTCTGCGACCGCGCGCGCCCCTCGCCGCCCGGTTCGGCCAAGCTCTTTTCCACCGGCTCGATGCCCTGCTCGGACGCACCAGAACGCCGATCACGCCACGCTTCGAAGCGCCGGCCTATCTCACTGAGCGGCGTTTTGCCGAGCCGATTGTCCAACGCGAGACGATTGAAGCGACGATCCTCGCCCTCGCCCAGGAACTTTCGCGCCTGCTCACGCGACAGGGCCACGGCGCGCGTCAGCTCGACGTGAGTCTCTTCGGCGTCGATGGTCGTGTGAGACATTTGCGCGCCGGCACCAGCCGGCCTTTGCGCAACCCAGCGGTCATCGCCCGGCTGTTTCGCGAAAAGATCGAGGCCGCGGGCAATGTGGACGAGCGCGATCCGCTCGATGCGGGCTTTGGTTTCGATGTCGTGCGACTCGCGGCCGAAGCGGTCGAGCGGCAGGATGAGGACCAGACCAATTGGCTGACCCCCGCAGCGGAGCAGGACCTTGCCGACCTCATTGATCGGCTCGGCGCACGGCTCGGTGTGCGGCGCGTGACTAGGCTGACGCTCGCCGAGTCTCATTGGCCAGAATTTGCGGTGACGGCGATGCCTGCCTCCGGCGCGCGTCATGCCCGGCCTCGTGCCGGGCATCCACGCCAAGCCGATGCACCTCTTTTTGCAGCATTATCGCCGCGACATCACGTGGATGGCCGAGACAAGCCCGGCCATGACGCCGAAAGCGAGCTTCCGTTTCGCCCGATCCGTCTGCTGCAAAAGCCGGAGCCGATCGAGGCCATCGCCAGCGTGCCGGACGGACCGCCCGTCCGCTTCCGCTGGCGGCGCGTGCTGCATGAAGTAGCCGCCATCGAAGGTCCGGAGCGGATCGCCTCGGAATGGTGGCGCCATCAAGCCCTTACCCGCGATTATTTCCGCGCCGAGGACAGCGAAGGGCGACGCTTCTGGCTCTTTCGCGAAGGTCTCTACGAAACCGAGACGGCGCGGCCGCGCTGGTTCATGCATGGACTTTTCGCGTGA
- a CDS encoding sugar-transfer associated ATP-grasp domain-containing protein, producing MSKDDLAHTDSTAVASVHDGSALFDTAHADKPIDKLEAFRRICAESGRKPTDIVKEFFALARGRGRLSFRDYIAYRLYDDNFIGGADKTAFIGRRRNQELVGEINYRHEWNCLADDKFANASYLASYGLPIIPTKAIFAPNMRRGAKSLLKSRADLQRFLSDPAQYPLFGKPIDGFQSLGSIALVNLDRETGQITTSHSLVSVDALVEAIDTNFKDGYIFQTQLHGHSDLAPAIGTGFSTARIITIATEEGPRLFSAAWKIIGGANVADNYWRPGNILAALDRVSGGVLKAVTGNGFEMKDIDRHPSTGVLLLGLVLPKYSEVIEIAIEGHRTLRNVGIIGWDIGVTNEGPVIVETNVMPDLMLVQAAHRSGAFNDDLATLLTRQKSGAEAHKRAMAATLVKD from the coding sequence GTGAGCAAGGACGATCTTGCTCATACCGACTCGACCGCCGTGGCCAGCGTCCACGACGGATCGGCCCTGTTCGACACGGCGCATGCGGACAAACCAATCGATAAACTCGAGGCCTTCCGTCGCATTTGCGCGGAGAGCGGCCGCAAACCGACGGACATCGTCAAAGAATTCTTTGCCTTGGCGCGAGGCCGCGGCCGGCTGTCGTTTCGAGATTACATTGCCTATCGGCTCTACGACGACAACTTCATCGGCGGCGCGGATAAAACCGCCTTTATCGGCCGACGCCGCAATCAGGAGCTTGTCGGAGAGATCAACTACCGGCACGAATGGAATTGCCTCGCTGACGACAAGTTTGCCAATGCCAGCTATCTGGCAAGCTATGGACTACCAATCATTCCGACAAAGGCGATCTTCGCGCCGAACATGCGTCGAGGCGCAAAGAGCCTTCTGAAAAGCCGAGCCGACCTCCAACGCTTTCTGTCGGACCCGGCCCAATATCCTCTGTTCGGCAAGCCGATCGACGGCTTCCAAAGCCTGGGCTCGATAGCGCTTGTAAATTTGGACCGGGAGACCGGACAGATTACAACTTCACATTCCCTCGTCTCGGTCGATGCTCTTGTCGAAGCGATCGATACGAATTTCAAGGACGGATATATTTTTCAGACCCAGCTTCATGGTCATTCCGATCTTGCGCCTGCAATCGGAACCGGCTTCAGCACAGCGAGGATTATCACCATCGCCACGGAAGAGGGCCCCCGTCTTTTTTCGGCTGCGTGGAAAATCATTGGCGGCGCCAATGTCGCCGACAATTATTGGCGCCCCGGCAACATTCTCGCGGCGCTGGATCGCGTGAGCGGCGGCGTTTTAAAGGCCGTGACGGGTAATGGCTTCGAGATGAAGGACATCGATCGTCATCCTTCGACCGGTGTATTGTTGCTGGGCTTGGTGCTGCCAAAATATTCGGAGGTGATAGAGATCGCCATCGAGGGCCATCGGACGCTTCGAAATGTCGGTATCATCGGATGGGATATCGGCGTGACCAACGAAGGGCCGGTGATCGTCGAGACCAACGTCATGCCGGATCTGATGCTGGTACAGGCAGCCCATCGCTCCGGCGCGTTCAACGACGATCTGGCGACGCTGCTGACGCGTCAGAAATCCGGGGCGGAGGCCCACAAGCGCGCAATGGCTGCGACACTGGTCAAGGACTGA
- a CDS encoding cupin domain-containing protein, with protein MTKDIAPALIAPPQVTDAPGRGIDPNISGHIAALPNLYELDAQPIDEMSPLISRQYLHGSHSTFVKWTMKKGAIVPLHHHINEQITWITEGACEVYSQGKKYLLRAGNLMIIPPNVPHEFHFTEDTIDIDIFSPQRQDWIDGTVNYYAKK; from the coding sequence ATGACAAAGGACATCGCACCGGCACTCATCGCGCCACCTCAGGTCACGGACGCGCCCGGCCGCGGCATCGACCCGAATATCAGCGGCCATATCGCGGCGCTGCCTAATCTCTACGAACTCGACGCGCAGCCGATCGATGAAATGTCACCGTTGATCTCGCGGCAATATCTGCACGGGTCGCATTCGACCTTCGTGAAATGGACGATGAAGAAAGGTGCAATCGTCCCGTTGCATCATCATATCAACGAGCAGATCACCTGGATCACGGAAGGCGCCTGCGAGGTCTATTCGCAAGGCAAGAAATATCTTTTGCGCGCCGGTAATCTGATGATCATTCCGCCGAACGTGCCGCATGAATTCCACTTCACCGAGGATACGATCGACATCGATATTTTCTCGCCGCAGCGGCAGGACTGGATCGACGGCACGGTGAACTATTACGCGAAGAAATAA
- a CDS encoding cold-shock protein, producing MATGTVKFFNDQKGYGFIQPDDGGKDVFVHVSAVERSGLRGLVEGQKVSFEVETDRRSGKPSAVNLQAA from the coding sequence ATGGCAACCGGAACTGTTAAATTCTTCAACGATCAAAAAGGTTATGGTTTCATTCAGCCGGACGACGGCGGCAAGGACGTGTTCGTGCATGTCAGCGCCGTCGAGCGTTCCGGCCTGCGCGGCCTTGTCGAAGGCCAGAAGGTAAGCTTCGAGGTCGAGACCGACCGTCGTTCGGGCAAGCCGTCTGCGGTTAATCTGCAAGCCGCCTGA
- a CDS encoding error-prone DNA polymerase produces the protein MIVPFAEFGVTTNFSFLRGASHPEEFVEHAYKLGLRGLGIADRNSLAGVVRAHLFARENKIEPETLRIAIGCRLVFCDGTPDILAYPQDRAAYARLTRLITRGNLKGQKGLCRLEAADLLDANEGLQLAVFPMSTWEPDDDDAKPGKFYADFAAEPARALSLQSKPSESSSGAHIFLQQLRDIAPGRVWLAVSMIYGPQMRQALAERAALARNLGMPLIATNDVLMHEAARRPLQDVLTAIRNRTTLDAIGRKLQANAERHLKDGREMARLFAEAPEAIDETLRFLEGLTFSLADLKNQYPEELREGYASPQVALEAFAKAGAEKRYEDGGGVPEKVKHTLAYELALVAEMEYAPYFLTVHDIVRFARSKDILCQGRGSAANSTICYCLGITDVDPAQSALLFERFISKDRGEPPDIDVDFEHERREEVMQYIYNRYGRARAGLTATVITYRSRSALRDVGKVFGLSEDAISALSSSLWGGSSEGPQEKQIRRLGLDPREDRLAQTLALAQELVGFPRHLSQHTGGFVITRDRLDETVPIAHAAMDDRTTVEWDKDDLDALGILKVDVLALGMLTCLRKSFDLLRLHYGIDHVIDTIPAEERAVYNMISNADTIGVFQIESRAQMSMLPRLRPQTFYDLVIEVAIVRPGPIQGDMVHPYLQRRQNPELVNYPSKELEEVLKKTLGVPLFQEQAMKIAIVAAGFTPAEADRLRRAMATFKRVGIIDTFRTKMVEGMVERHYPRDFAERCFKQIEGFGSYGFPESHAASFALLVYASAWIKCRYPDVFACALLNAQPMGFYAPAQIVCDAREHGVAVEEIDINYSDWNCTLEEDETTCSSRLHSRHASMRHDIRSTHKLRLGFRQIQGVGQADMEALVVNRGKGYDSIRDLWLRTGLAPSVLAALAEADAFRSLGLDRRDALWAVRGLNRAGDKDDLPLLRDLSFRALEPEAHLPPMSLGEHVVEDYRHLSLSLKAHPVSFLRPHLKTEKIVRTQDLALMASGQRVRTAGLVLIRQRPGTASGVIFLTIEDETGIANAIVWPKIFESNRAIVIAARFVAITGRLQSESGVIHVVVERLDDLTPLLGVLSRPDNSLTQPIKNPQRHPRNQMRHTPPTLFDTKTGQTTADKRDDIHHVLPKGRNFH, from the coding sequence ATCATTGTCCCCTTCGCCGAATTTGGCGTGACGACGAATTTCTCATTCCTGCGCGGCGCCTCGCATCCGGAAGAATTCGTCGAACACGCCTATAAGCTCGGTCTGAGAGGCCTTGGTATCGCCGACCGTAATTCGCTCGCCGGCGTCGTGCGCGCGCATCTCTTCGCACGCGAAAATAAGATTGAGCCGGAGACTTTGCGCATCGCCATCGGTTGCCGTCTGGTTTTTTGCGATGGCACGCCGGATATCCTCGCCTATCCGCAAGATCGCGCTGCCTATGCACGGCTCACACGCCTCATCACGCGCGGCAATCTAAAAGGACAGAAGGGGCTGTGCCGACTCGAAGCTGCCGATCTGCTCGACGCAAACGAAGGCCTGCAACTCGCGGTTTTTCCGATGAGTACCTGGGAACCGGACGACGACGACGCAAAGCCCGGCAAATTCTATGCGGATTTCGCAGCCGAGCCGGCGCGCGCACTTTCGCTTCAAAGCAAGCCGTCTGAATCATCGAGCGGTGCGCACATATTCCTGCAGCAGCTACGCGACATTGCCCCCGGCCGCGTCTGGCTCGCCGTGAGCATGATCTATGGCCCGCAGATGCGCCAGGCGCTGGCCGAACGCGCCGCGCTGGCACGAAATCTTGGCATGCCGCTCATTGCCACGAACGATGTGCTGATGCATGAAGCGGCGCGGCGCCCGTTGCAGGATGTACTCACTGCCATCCGCAACCGCACGACGCTCGATGCAATCGGCCGGAAATTGCAAGCCAATGCCGAACGGCATTTGAAAGACGGCCGCGAAATGGCGCGGCTCTTCGCCGAAGCACCTGAGGCCATCGACGAGACTTTGCGCTTTCTCGAAGGTCTTACCTTTTCGCTCGCCGATCTCAAGAATCAATATCCGGAAGAATTGCGCGAAGGCTACGCCTCGCCGCAAGTGGCGCTCGAAGCCTTCGCCAAGGCCGGGGCAGAGAAGCGTTATGAGGACGGGGGCGGAGTGCCTGAGAAGGTGAAACACACGCTCGCTTACGAACTCGCGCTCGTCGCGGAGATGGAATACGCGCCCTACTTTCTCACCGTGCATGACATCGTGCGTTTCGCGCGCAGTAAAGACATTCTCTGCCAAGGGCGTGGTTCGGCGGCCAATTCGACGATCTGCTATTGCCTCGGCATCACCGATGTCGATCCGGCGCAATCTGCGCTGCTCTTCGAACGCTTCATTTCGAAAGACCGGGGCGAGCCGCCCGACATCGATGTCGATTTCGAGCACGAGCGGCGCGAAGAGGTGATGCAATATATCTACAATCGCTATGGCCGTGCGCGCGCCGGGCTCACGGCGACGGTCATCACCTATCGCAGCCGCTCAGCGCTCCGCGATGTCGGCAAGGTTTTTGGCCTTTCGGAAGATGCGATTTCCGCGTTGTCGAGTTCGCTCTGGGGTGGCTCCTCGGAAGGCCCACAGGAGAAACAAATCCGCCGCCTGGGCCTCGATCCGCGCGAGGATCGCCTCGCGCAAACCTTGGCGCTTGCGCAGGAGCTTGTCGGTTTCCCGCGCCATCTTTCGCAGCACACCGGCGGCTTCGTCATCACCCGCGACCGGCTCGATGAAACCGTGCCCATTGCCCATGCCGCAATGGACGACCGCACCACCGTCGAATGGGACAAGGACGATCTCGATGCGCTCGGCATCCTGAAGGTCGATGTTCTCGCCCTCGGCATGCTCACATGTTTGCGAAAGAGTTTCGACCTTCTACGTTTGCATTACGGCATCGATCATGTGATCGACACCATTCCGGCGGAAGAACGTGCGGTCTATAATATGATCTCAAATGCCGACACGATTGGCGTCTTCCAGATCGAGAGCCGCGCACAAATGTCGATGCTGCCGCGGCTGCGGCCGCAGACGTTCTACGATCTTGTCATCGAAGTCGCGATCGTCCGGCCCGGCCCCATTCAAGGCGATATGGTGCATCCCTATCTGCAGCGAAGGCAGAATCCGGAGCTTGTCAATTATCCCTCGAAAGAACTCGAAGAGGTGCTGAAAAAGACGCTTGGTGTTCCACTCTTCCAAGAACAGGCGATGAAGATCGCCATCGTCGCCGCAGGATTCACTCCGGCCGAGGCCGATAGGTTGCGCCGCGCCATGGCAACCTTCAAACGCGTCGGCATCATCGACACATTCCGTACCAAAATGGTCGAAGGCATGGTCGAACGTCATTACCCGCGCGATTTTGCCGAACGCTGTTTCAAACAGATCGAGGGCTTCGGCTCCTATGGCTTTCCCGAGAGCCATGCGGCCTCTTTTGCTTTGCTCGTCTATGCTTCAGCCTGGATCAAATGCCGTTATCCGGATGTTTTCGCCTGCGCCCTGCTCAATGCCCAGCCGATGGGCTTTTATGCACCAGCGCAGATCGTTTGCGACGCGCGCGAACATGGCGTCGCGGTCGAAGAAATAGATATCAATTATTCCGACTGGAATTGTACGCTCGAAGAAGACGAAACCACGTGTTCGTCGCGCCTCCATTCGCGCCATGCCTCAATGCGACACGATATCCGTTCCACGCATAAATTACGCCTTGGCTTTCGTCAGATTCAGGGCGTTGGCCAAGCGGATATGGAAGCGCTCGTCGTCAATCGCGGCAAAGGCTATGACTCAATCCGCGATCTCTGGCTGCGGACTGGTCTCGCGCCAAGCGTTCTCGCGGCGCTGGCCGAAGCGGATGCGTTCCGCTCCCTCGGCCTCGACCGGCGCGACGCGCTCTGGGCCGTGCGCGGCTTGAATCGGGCCGGCGATAAGGACGACCTCCCCTTATTGAGAGACTTAAGCTTCCGCGCGCTGGAGCCGGAAGCGCATTTGCCGCCGATGTCGCTTGGCGAACATGTCGTCGAGGATTACCGGCATTTGTCGCTCTCGCTGAAGGCACATCCGGTCAGCTTTCTGCGGCCGCATCTTAAAACCGAAAAGATCGTGCGTACGCAGGATCTTGCACTCATGGCTTCGGGCCAGCGTGTGCGCACCGCCGGACTCGTGCTGATCCGGCAGCGCCCTGGTACGGCAAGCGGCGTGATTTTTCTGACGATCGAGGATGAAACAGGCATCGCCAATGCGATCGTCTGGCCGAAAATTTTCGAATCCAACCGGGCGATTGTCATCGCTGCGCGTTTCGTCGCCATCACCGGGCGATTGCAATCGGAATCGGGCGTCATTCATGTCGTCGTCGAACGGCTCGACGATCTGACACCGCTGCTCGGAGTTTTATCCCGACCGGACAACAGCCTCACCCAACCAATCAAAAATCCGCAACGGCATCCGCGCAATCAAATGCGCCACACACCGCCGACATTATTTGACACAAAGACCGGACAAACCACAGCCGACAAGCGCGACGACATCCACCACGTTCTGCCGAAAGGCCGGAATTTTCATTAA
- a CDS encoding cytochrome b/b6 domain-containing protein codes for MASPHLFYRHPLWIRVTHWLNAICMAVLLMSGLQIFNAHPALYWGQKSDFDHPIFSINAVEDAQGNESGVTMIAGRSFNTTGVLGLSRGGDRAFPDWATLPHEQWLAIGRRWHFFFAWIFVINGLIYILTSLIGRHLRGDLVPTRADLAHIGRSIWEHVRLRFPKGDEAKRYNVLQKLAYLIVAFVLGPVMVLAGLTMSPRIDASYPILLEIFGGRQSARTIHFICAFSFLGFFVIHIVMVLLSGVFNNLRSMITGWYNLGENREHA; via the coding sequence ATGGCCTCGCCCCACCTGTTTTATCGTCATCCGCTCTGGATACGGGTGACGCATTGGCTCAATGCGATTTGCATGGCCGTTCTTCTGATGAGCGGGCTGCAGATTTTCAACGCCCATCCGGCGCTCTATTGGGGCCAGAAATCGGATTTCGACCATCCGATCTTTTCGATCAACGCGGTCGAGGACGCGCAGGGCAACGAGAGCGGCGTTACGATGATCGCTGGGCGCAGCTTCAATACGACGGGCGTCCTTGGCCTTTCGAGGGGTGGCGATCGCGCTTTCCCCGATTGGGCGACATTGCCGCATGAGCAATGGCTGGCGATCGGGCGGCGCTGGCATTTCTTCTTCGCCTGGATTTTTGTCATCAATGGCCTGATCTATATTCTGACCTCGCTGATCGGGCGGCATCTGCGCGGCGATCTCGTGCCGACGCGTGCTGACCTCGCGCATATCGGTCGCTCGATCTGGGAGCATGTGCGGCTGCGTTTCCCGAAAGGGGATGAGGCGAAGCGCTATAATGTGCTGCAGAAGCTCGCCTATCTCATCGTCGCCTTCGTGCTCGGTCCCGTGATGGTGCTTGCCGGGCTGACGATGTCGCCGCGGATCGATGCGAGCTATCCGATTCTGCTTGAGATTTTCGGCGGCCGGCAATCGGCGCGGACGATCCATTTCATCTGCGCTTTTTCATTCCTCGGCTTTTTCGTCATCCATATCGTCATGGTGCTCTTATCGGGCGTGTTCAACAATCTGCGTTCGATGATCACCGGCTGGTATAATCTCGGAGAAAATCGTGAGCACGCCTAA
- a CDS encoding IS5 family transposase: MRGSDEGSGQLFSYVDLEARVRRDHPLRVIRAIANEALGALAADFAALYSKVGRPSIPPERLLRAMLLQAFYSVRSERQLMERLDTDLLFRWFVGLAIDDPVWDATVFSKNRDRLLDGAIAAKFLAAVLAQPRVKRLISSDHFSVDGTLIEAWASMKSFKPKDDSGDQPPSGPGRNAEADFKGEKRSNETHASTTDPEARLYRKGPGMEAKLAFLGHALMENRCGLIVDACLTPANGHGERIAALAMIEPRADRPKAITLGADKGYDAADFVNELRTMNVRPHIAQNISGRRSTIDRRTTRHQAYSASQRIRKRIEEAFGWMKTIAGQRKTKFRGVDRVGWAFAFAAAAYNLVRLPKLIEEMTP; this comes from the coding sequence ATGCGCGGCAGTGACGAAGGTTCGGGACAGCTTTTCAGTTATGTTGATCTGGAGGCGCGGGTGCGCCGTGATCATCCGTTGCGAGTGATCCGCGCGATCGCCAACGAGGCGCTCGGAGCCCTGGCGGCGGATTTCGCGGCGCTCTATTCGAAGGTCGGCCGTCCGTCGATCCCGCCGGAACGGCTGCTGCGGGCGATGCTGTTGCAGGCTTTCTATTCAGTTCGCTCGGAACGCCAGTTGATGGAGCGATTGGATACCGACTTGCTGTTTCGTTGGTTTGTCGGGCTCGCCATTGACGATCCGGTGTGGGATGCGACGGTGTTTTCCAAGAACCGCGATCGTCTGCTCGATGGGGCGATCGCCGCGAAGTTCCTCGCCGCCGTGCTGGCCCAGCCGCGCGTCAAAAGGCTGATCTCGTCGGATCATTTCTCCGTCGATGGCACGCTGATCGAGGCTTGGGCCTCGATGAAAAGCTTCAAGCCGAAGGACGATTCAGGGGATCAGCCGCCGTCAGGTCCTGGCCGCAACGCCGAGGCGGATTTCAAGGGTGAGAAGCGCTCGAACGAGACACATGCCTCGACCACTGACCCCGAGGCCCGACTTTATCGCAAGGGGCCGGGCATGGAAGCAAAACTCGCTTTCCTCGGCCACGCCTTGATGGAGAACCGTTGCGGCCTCATCGTCGATGCCTGTCTCACGCCCGCCAACGGCCATGGCGAACGCATCGCGGCGCTGGCCATGATCGAGCCGCGCGCCGATCGGCCAAAAGCCATCACGCTCGGCGCCGACAAGGGTTATGACGCGGCCGATTTCGTCAATGAACTGCGAACCATGAATGTGCGTCCGCACATCGCGCAAAATATCAGCGGCCGGCGTTCAACCATCGACCGGCGAACAACGCGCCATCAGGCCTATTCGGCGAGCCAGCGCATTCGTAAACGGATCGAGGAGGCCTTTGGTTGGATGAAGACCATCGCCGGGCAGCGCAAGACGAAGTTTCGCGGCGTCGATCGCGTGGGCTGGGCCTTCGCCTTCGCCGCCGCAGCCTACAACCTCGTCAGACTACCGAAATTGATTGAGGAGATGACACCATGA